A stretch of Panthera tigris isolate Pti1 chromosome E2, P.tigris_Pti1_mat1.1, whole genome shotgun sequence DNA encodes these proteins:
- the PSMD7 gene encoding 26S proteasome non-ATPase regulatory subunit 7, with the protein MPELAVQKVVVHPLVLLSVVDHFNRIGKVGNQKRVVGVLLGSWQKKVLDVSNSFAVPFDEDDKDDSVWFLDHDYLENMYGMFKKVNARERIVGWYHTGPKLHKNDIAINELMKRYCPNSVLVIIDVKPKDLGLPTEAYISVEEVHDDGTPTSKTFEHVTSEIGAEEAEEVGVEHLLRDIKDTTVGTLSQRITNQVHGLKGLNSKLLDIRSYLEKVATGKLPINHQIIYQLQDVFNLLPDVSLQEFVKAFYLKTNDQMVVVYLASLIRSVVALHNLINNKIANRDAEKKEGQEKEESKKDRKDDKEKEKEKEKSDGKKEEKKEKK; encoded by the exons ATGCCGGAGCTGGCTGTGCAGAAGGTGGTAGTTCACCCCTTGGTGCTGCTCAGTGTGGTGGATCATTTCAACCG AATAGGCAAGGTTGGAAACCAGAAGCGTGTCGTTGGTGTGCTTTTGGGGTCATGGCAAAAGAAAGTACTCGATGTATCCAACAGTTTTGCAG TACCTTTTGATGAAGATGACAAAGATGATTCTGTCTGGTTTTTAGACCATGATTATTTGGAAAACATGTATGGAATGTTTAAGAAGGTCAATG CCAGAGAAAGAATCGTTGGGTGGTACCACACAGGCCCTAAACTACACAAGAATGACATCGCCATTAATGAACTTATGAAGAGATACTGCCCTAACTCA GTACTGGTCATTATTGACGTGAAGCCAAAGGACCTGGGACTGCCCACAGAAGCATATATTTCGGTGGAAGAAGTTCACGAT GATGGAACTCCAACCTCAAAAACATTTGAGCACGTGACCAGTGAAATTGGAGCAGAGGAAGCTGAGGAAGTCGGAGTGGAGCACTTGTTACG AGACATCAAAGACACTACAGTGGGCACTCTTTCCCAGCGGATCACAAACCAGGTCCATGGTTTGAAGGGACTGAACTCCAAGCTTCTGGATATCAGGAGCTACCTGGAGAAAGTGGCCACGGGCAAGCTGCCCATCAACCACCAGATCATCTACCAGCTACAGGACGTCTTCAACCTGCTGCCGGATGTCAGCCTCCAGGAGTTTGTCAAGGCCTTTTACCTGAAGACCAACGACCAGATGGTGGTGGTGTATTTGGCCTCGTTGATCCGTTCTGTGGTTGCCCTGCACAACCTCATCAACAACAAAATTGCCAACCGGGatgcagagaagaaagaagggcaggaaaaagaagaaagcaaaaaggatAGGAAagatgacaaagagaaagaaaaagagaaggaaaagagtgacggaaagaaagaagagaaaaaggagaaaaaataa